The DNA window GCAATATCTATATCCTTGCTGAAGGAAGAGTCATTTAATTCTTCAACAATATATTCTGCATTGTTAAATATTACTTTAGTATCCTTAGATTTAGATGAGGCATAAAGATATAAATTGTTTATAGGAAAAGCTCTTTCCTCTAGTATCTTAAGAATTGTTCTCCCTACCATTCCTGTAGCGCCTACAACTGCCACATTTAGTTTTTTCAAATAAAACCACCTCCATAAAGTCCTTTAATCTAAAAAAATCTATTTATAAATTCATTTTTTAAAGAAAATCCTCTAAGCATATAGATATATTATACTGTAAAATACAGGTATTGATAAATGCTTTCTAAATTTGAAAATTAACTAAAGAGAGGACCATATGTAGCCCTCTCTTTAGTTTTTCAGCTGCTTCATAAGTGACTTGCACGAAATTAAAGACTTTAGTAATCTGATTAAAGTAGTTTAGTATTTACCGAATCCATCACCAAATAAGAAGAATATAACTACTATTATAAGTATGATAAATATTAGACTATCATCGGATTCGCCGCCAAGTAGCCCACTAAATAGACTCTTGTTTTCCGCCATGTACTTAACCTCCTAATAAAAAATAATATATGTAATATTATCTTATGAAAAAGTAATTTTTTGGTGCAAATAATATTTTTTTAAATACTTTCAAGTACAAGATATTTATGATATCATTGTAATAATAATATTTAGACACCTTTTTTATTCTAAAAATATAAAATCAAATATGAATATAGATTATGTTTAAGGAGGTTAAAGGATGGATCTGCTAAAGAAGAAAATATTAGAAGAAGGCAGTGTTGAAGAAGGCAATATTTTAAAAGTCGATAGCTTTTTAAATCATCAATTAGACATTGCTTTTTTAAATGAAGCTGGAAAAGAGTTTAAAAGACTTTTTGCTGATAGAAAAATCACAAAAATACTCACTCTTGAAACATCAGGAATAGCCATAGCAAGCATAGCAGCACAATATTTTAATGTACCAGTAGTATTTGCAAAAAAAATTGCAACAAAGAATCTTGATAGGGAAACTTATGAAAGTGATGTTTTTTCTTATACTAAGGGTAGGACATATAAGATTAAGGTATCAAAAAAATATATAAATAAGGACGATCATATCCTTATTATTGATGATTTCTTAGCAAATGCGCAGGCAGCATTAGGACTTATGGATATTATTAATAAAGGTGGAGCTACTCTAGAGGGTATAGGAATAGTTATAGAAAAAGGCTTTCAGGATGGAGGACAGCTTTTAAGAGAACAGGGTGTTAATTTAAAATCCCTAGTTA is part of the Proteiniborus sp. MB09-C3 genome and encodes:
- a CDS encoding xanthine phosphoribosyltransferase, with protein sequence MDLLKKKILEEGSVEEGNILKVDSFLNHQLDIAFLNEAGKEFKRLFADRKITKILTLETSGIAIASIAAQYFNVPVVFAKKIATKNLDRETYESDVFSYTKGRTYKIKVSKKYINKDDHILIIDDFLANAQAALGLMDIINKGGATLEGIGIVIEKGFQDGGQLLREQGVNLKSLVIIDSFENGKVKFR